The following coding sequences lie in one Leucobacter allii genomic window:
- a CDS encoding urea amidolyase family protein produces MRSAQPSRTPGSRSGASSRPERERRDEDGTRRVRAAGDLACVVELGDLGAVLRVAEAFRALALPGVVDTVPAALTVLVRCADRESARGAARALNALAAAEPSGAARDAADEAPIAGSATGAGDRRTIDIDVVYAGDDLAEVAALTGLGVDGVIAAHTGTSWQAAFGGFAPGFVYLAGGDPRLSVPRLDAPRTRVPAGAVALAGGFSSVYPAPSPGGWRLIGTTAERMWDAQRNPAARVAPGDAVRFRAVREALAVAGPATAMRAPGAATAAVAPTAPSASTAPAATVLDPGMLALVQDLGRPGRADVGVTVSGALDRGALIRANAAVGNPSGAAALEILGGDFALRAERPIVVAVDGAPGAVGVVRRRASAPGEAPGSVEAAAVGPGRPIALAAGDVLRLGPLANGLRRVLAFGGGLAGETVLGSRARDTLAGLGPAPLRAGDALRLDGGSGSAPAGSDSAAGPDTAAGPDTAAGTDAAAGPGAGDPEAATAPDAGDPEATTGPREAASPDPGVRAGALVVLRYVPGPRDDWFAVASRRAFARTAWRVTPRADRVGIRLAGPALARTAAAAGAELASEGMVAGSVQVPPDGRPVLFLADHPVTGGYPVIGTVLDADLDLAAQLCPGDAVRFTPVDPDAPGAPGPPEPVRFALEVDGRRVSVAVPWALAAAVDAALRAGDGSAVRAVLARILGAAGIPGEAAGPAGAADARRSAPHDG; encoded by the coding sequence GTGAGATCCGCGCAGCCCTCGAGGACGCCGGGGTCGCGATCCGGAGCTTCGTCGCGGCCTGAGCGCGAGCGCCGGGACGAGGACGGGACCCGTCGGGTGCGCGCCGCGGGCGACCTCGCCTGCGTCGTCGAGCTCGGCGATCTCGGGGCCGTGCTGCGCGTGGCGGAGGCGTTCCGCGCGCTCGCGCTCCCCGGCGTGGTCGACACGGTGCCCGCGGCGCTGACCGTGCTCGTGCGCTGCGCCGATCGGGAGTCGGCCAGGGGCGCGGCGCGCGCCCTGAACGCCCTCGCTGCGGCGGAGCCCTCCGGGGCGGCCCGTGACGCCGCCGATGAAGCGCCGATCGCGGGCTCCGCCACCGGGGCCGGGGATCGGCGCACGATCGACATCGACGTCGTGTACGCCGGCGACGACCTCGCCGAGGTCGCGGCGCTCACGGGCCTCGGCGTGGACGGTGTCATCGCGGCGCACACCGGGACGTCGTGGCAGGCGGCCTTCGGCGGGTTCGCCCCGGGATTCGTCTACCTCGCCGGCGGCGATCCCCGCCTCTCGGTCCCGCGCCTCGACGCTCCGCGCACCCGGGTGCCCGCGGGCGCGGTCGCGCTCGCGGGCGGCTTCAGCTCGGTGTACCCGGCGCCCTCCCCCGGAGGGTGGCGCCTCATCGGCACGACCGCGGAGCGGATGTGGGATGCGCAGCGGAACCCGGCGGCGCGCGTCGCCCCCGGGGACGCCGTGCGCTTCCGAGCCGTGCGCGAGGCGCTCGCGGTGGCGGGGCCCGCGACGGCGATGCGCGCCCCGGGCGCCGCGACGGCGGCGGTCGCGCCGACGGCACCGTCCGCGTCGACGGCCCCGGCGGCGACCGTGCTCGACCCCGGCATGCTCGCGCTCGTGCAGGATCTCGGCCGCCCGGGGCGCGCGGACGTCGGCGTCACCGTCTCCGGCGCCCTGGACCGCGGCGCGCTGATCCGCGCGAACGCCGCCGTCGGAAACCCCTCGGGGGCCGCGGCCCTCGAGATCCTCGGCGGAGACTTCGCCCTGCGCGCCGAACGGCCGATCGTCGTCGCGGTCGACGGGGCGCCCGGCGCGGTCGGCGTCGTCCGTCGGCGGGCCTCCGCGCCCGGGGAGGCGCCAGGCTCCGTCGAAGCGGCGGCTGTCGGGCCGGGGAGACCGATCGCCCTGGCGGCCGGGGACGTGCTGCGGCTCGGGCCGCTCGCGAACGGTCTGCGGCGCGTGCTGGCCTTCGGCGGCGGGCTCGCGGGGGAGACGGTGCTTGGCAGCCGCGCGCGCGACACGCTCGCCGGCCTCGGTCCCGCACCGCTGCGCGCCGGCGACGCGCTCCGGCTCGACGGCGGCTCCGGGTCTGCGCCGGCCGGGTCCGACTCCGCGGCCGGGCCAGACACCGCGGCCGGGCCCGACACCGCGGCCGGGACGGACGCCGCGGCCGGGCCGGGCGCCGGCGATCCCGAGGCCGCGACCGCGCCAGACGCCGGCGATCCGGAAGCCACGACCGGGCCGCGGGAGGCCGCGAGCCCGGATCCCGGCGTCCGCGCCGGTGCGCTCGTGGTGCTGCGCTACGTCCCCGGCCCCCGTGACGACTGGTTCGCCGTCGCATCGCGGCGCGCCTTCGCGCGCACCGCCTGGCGGGTCACGCCGCGGGCGGACCGGGTCGGCATCCGCCTCGCGGGACCCGCGCTCGCGCGGACGGCGGCGGCCGCCGGCGCCGAGCTCGCGAGCGAGGGCATGGTCGCCGGGTCGGTGCAGGTGCCGCCCGACGGGCGTCCCGTGCTCTTCCTCGCCGATCACCCGGTCACGGGCGGCTATCCCGTGATCGGCACCGTGCTCGACGCCGATCTCGACCTCGCCGCGCAGCTGTGCCCGGGCGACGCCGTACGGTTCACGCCGGTCGATCCCGACGCGCCGGGCGCGCCGGGGCCGCCGGAGCCCGTGCGCTTCGCGCTCGAGGTCGACGGGCGCCGCGTCTCCGTCGCCGTGCCGTGGGCGCTCGCCGCCGCCGTGGACGCGGCCCTCCGCGCGGGGGACGGGTCGGCGGTGCGGGCGGTGCTGGCGCGGATCCTCGGCGCAGCCGGGATCCCGGGCGAAGCCGCCGGCCCCGCCGGGGCAGCGGACGCCCGCCGTTCCGCGCCCCACGACGGCTGA
- the pheS gene encoding phenylalanine--tRNA ligase subunit alpha, whose translation MNPITQEAADAAVDAALAAFAAAGTVAELKAARTAHSGEGSAIAGLNALMRQVPKEEKAQTGKLMGQARGRIEGAYQGRETELAAREAAARLLAETVDVTAAPVRRRAGSRHPLAQLQEEIGDIFIGMGWEIAEGPELEHEWFNFDALGFDPDHPARAMQDTFFVEPADRHLLLRTHTSPVQVRSLLGRELPVYVVAPGRVYRTDELDATHTPVFHQIEGIAIDRGLTMAHLRGTLEHFARQMFGEAAEIRLRPNFFPFTEPSAEMDVWQPNAKGGARWVEWGGCGMVDPNVLLAAGIDPDEYQGFAFGMGVERTLQFRHDLNDMRDMVEGDVRFNRQFGGLV comes from the coding sequence ATGAATCCGATCACCCAGGAAGCGGCCGACGCGGCCGTCGACGCGGCGCTCGCCGCATTCGCCGCGGCCGGCACCGTCGCCGAGCTGAAGGCGGCCCGCACCGCGCACTCGGGAGAGGGCTCGGCGATCGCGGGGCTCAACGCGCTCATGCGTCAGGTCCCGAAGGAGGAGAAGGCGCAGACGGGCAAGCTCATGGGCCAGGCCCGCGGGCGGATCGAGGGCGCCTACCAGGGGCGCGAGACGGAGCTCGCCGCACGGGAGGCGGCCGCGCGCCTCCTCGCCGAGACGGTCGACGTGACCGCGGCGCCGGTGCGCCGCCGCGCCGGCAGCCGCCACCCGCTCGCGCAACTCCAGGAGGAGATCGGCGACATCTTCATCGGCATGGGCTGGGAGATCGCGGAGGGGCCGGAGCTCGAGCACGAGTGGTTCAACTTCGATGCGCTCGGCTTCGATCCCGACCACCCCGCGCGCGCCATGCAGGACACCTTCTTCGTCGAACCGGCGGATCGGCACCTGCTGCTGCGCACCCACACCTCGCCCGTCCAGGTGCGCTCGCTGCTCGGTCGCGAGCTGCCCGTCTACGTCGTGGCGCCCGGCCGGGTCTACCGCACCGACGAGCTCGACGCGACGCACACCCCGGTGTTCCACCAGATCGAGGGCATCGCGATCGACCGCGGGCTCACCATGGCGCACCTGCGCGGCACCCTCGAGCACTTCGCGCGGCAGATGTTCGGCGAGGCGGCCGAGATCCGCCTGCGCCCCAACTTCTTCCCCTTCACCGAGCCGTCCGCGGAGATGGACGTGTGGCAGCCGAACGCGAAGGGCGGCGCGCGCTGGGTCGAGTGGGGCGGCTGCGGCATGGTCGACCCGAACGTGCTCCTCGCTGCCGGCATCGACCCCGACGAGTACCAGGGCTTCGCCTTCGGCATGGGCGTGGAGCGGACGCTGCAGTTCCGCCACGACCTCAACGACATGCGGGACATGGTCGAGGGCGATGTCCGTTTCAACCGTCAGTTCGGAGGACTGGTCTAA
- the pheT gene encoding phenylalanine--tRNA ligase subunit beta — protein sequence MRVPLSWLGEYVTLPEGATPERVHADLVRVGFEEESIRRFEVTGPVVVGEVLSREPEEHSNGKTVNWCRVRVAPEGARAADGGEDVRGIVCGAHNFEAGDKVVVTLPGAVLPGGFEIAARKTYGHVSDGMIASARELSLGEDHDGIIVLERWGFDPASLEPGRDAKALLGLDDTAVEINVTPDRGYAFSVRGVAREYGHATGAAYRDPALAVTPATASGFPVTLADAAPIRGRAGATGFVTRVVRGIDQSRPTPAWMVARLQLAGIRSLSLEVDISNYVMLELGQPLHAYDLAKLSGGITVRRAEPGETLVTLDGQERALHVEDLVIADASGAIGLAGVMGGESTKADASTTDVLVEAATFDPVSIARSARRHKLPSEAAKRFERGVDPLVAPAAAERMVALLVELAGGTADPLGGAIVPEFAPAPIRLRKSRVNGLLGTDYTDAEITGALEMIGCDVALGADGDADLGVTPPSWRSDLGRAADLVEEVARIVGYDRIPSVLPVAPAGRGLTREQRLRRRAANIATAAGLDEVQSYPFVARAQLDAFGAGPENSAEAGNPGSTAAIRLANPLDAQSPFLRRSLLPGLVTAAQRNVSRGLTDLALVEFGAVFAPGTSSGAPLGTAEVPPLAERPADERLAELDASIPEQPRRAAGLLLGEAVAKQPGAAPRLLDWADAIDAARTVAAAVGAELVVAQGAHRAFHPGRTAELSVRVPLDGSDADGDAGGLVVVGVAGELLPELVSEHHLPGRVAAFELELDRLVELAPREPETAPLSSYPAATQDLTLVVAEEVPAGDLLAVVVAGAGELLENAAIVDDYRGSGLEAGAKALTFALRFRAGDRTLKAEEASAAKLAGVAAAELAFGAKLRD from the coding sequence ATGCGCGTTCCACTCAGCTGGCTCGGCGAGTACGTCACCCTGCCCGAGGGCGCCACCCCGGAGCGGGTGCACGCCGACCTCGTGCGCGTCGGCTTCGAGGAGGAGTCGATCCGGCGCTTCGAGGTGACCGGACCCGTCGTGGTGGGCGAGGTGCTCTCCCGCGAGCCCGAGGAGCACTCGAACGGCAAGACCGTCAACTGGTGCCGGGTGCGCGTCGCGCCCGAGGGGGCGCGGGCCGCCGATGGCGGCGAGGACGTCCGCGGGATCGTGTGCGGCGCGCACAACTTCGAGGCCGGCGACAAGGTCGTGGTAACCCTTCCCGGGGCCGTGCTCCCCGGCGGCTTCGAGATCGCCGCGCGCAAGACCTACGGGCACGTCTCCGACGGGATGATCGCCTCGGCGCGCGAGCTGTCGCTCGGCGAGGATCACGACGGGATCATCGTGCTCGAGCGCTGGGGCTTCGATCCCGCGTCCCTCGAGCCGGGCCGCGATGCGAAGGCGCTCCTCGGGCTCGACGACACCGCCGTCGAGATCAACGTCACCCCCGACCGCGGCTACGCCTTCTCGGTGCGCGGCGTGGCCAGGGAGTACGGGCACGCGACGGGGGCGGCGTACCGCGATCCCGCGCTGGCCGTGACGCCCGCGACGGCATCGGGCTTCCCCGTGACCCTCGCCGACGCGGCGCCGATCCGCGGGCGCGCCGGCGCGACCGGATTCGTGACGCGCGTGGTGCGCGGCATCGACCAGAGCCGGCCGACGCCGGCGTGGATGGTCGCGCGGCTGCAGCTCGCGGGGATCCGCTCGCTGTCGCTCGAGGTGGACATCTCGAACTACGTCATGCTGGAGCTCGGGCAGCCGCTGCACGCCTACGACCTCGCGAAGCTCTCCGGAGGCATCACGGTGCGCCGCGCGGAGCCGGGGGAGACCCTCGTCACCCTCGACGGCCAGGAGCGCGCGCTCCACGTCGAGGATCTCGTGATCGCCGACGCATCGGGCGCCATCGGGCTCGCCGGCGTCATGGGCGGCGAGTCGACGAAAGCGGATGCATCCACCACCGATGTGCTCGTCGAGGCGGCGACCTTCGACCCCGTCTCCATCGCGCGCAGCGCGCGCCGGCACAAACTGCCGAGCGAGGCCGCGAAGCGCTTTGAGCGCGGCGTCGATCCGCTCGTGGCGCCCGCAGCGGCCGAGCGGATGGTGGCCCTGCTCGTGGAGCTCGCGGGCGGCACGGCCGACCCGCTCGGCGGCGCGATCGTGCCCGAGTTCGCCCCGGCACCCATCCGGCTGCGGAAGTCCCGCGTGAACGGCCTCCTGGGCACGGACTACACGGACGCGGAGATCACCGGCGCCCTCGAGATGATCGGCTGCGACGTGGCGCTCGGCGCGGACGGCGATGCGGACCTCGGCGTCACCCCGCCGAGCTGGCGCTCCGACCTCGGCCGCGCGGCCGACCTCGTCGAGGAGGTCGCGCGCATCGTCGGCTACGACCGCATCCCGTCGGTGCTCCCCGTCGCCCCCGCGGGCCGCGGACTCACCCGTGAGCAGCGCCTGCGCCGCCGCGCCGCGAACATCGCGACCGCCGCCGGGCTCGACGAGGTGCAGAGCTACCCGTTCGTGGCGCGCGCCCAGCTCGACGCTTTCGGCGCGGGCCCGGAGAATTCCGCGGAGGCCGGAAACCCGGGGTCGACGGCCGCGATCCGCCTCGCGAATCCGCTCGACGCGCAGTCGCCCTTCCTGCGGCGCTCGCTGCTGCCCGGCCTCGTGACCGCGGCGCAGCGCAACGTCTCGCGCGGGCTCACCGATCTCGCGCTCGTGGAGTTCGGCGCCGTGTTCGCGCCCGGGACGTCCTCCGGGGCGCCGCTCGGCACCGCGGAGGTGCCGCCGCTGGCCGAGCGGCCCGCCGACGAGCGTCTCGCGGAGCTGGACGCCTCGATCCCCGAGCAGCCGCGCCGCGCCGCCGGCCTCCTCCTCGGCGAAGCGGTCGCGAAGCAGCCGGGGGCGGCGCCGCGACTCCTCGACTGGGCCGACGCCATCGACGCCGCGCGGACGGTCGCGGCGGCCGTCGGGGCCGAGCTCGTCGTCGCTCAGGGCGCGCACCGCGCCTTCCACCCGGGCCGCACCGCCGAGCTCAGCGTGCGCGTGCCGCTCGACGGTAGCGACGCCGATGGCGACGCGGGCGGTCTCGTGGTCGTCGGCGTCGCCGGCGAGCTGCTGCCCGAGCTGGTGTCCGAGCACCACCTGCCCGGCCGCGTCGCGGCCTTCGAGCTCGAGCTCGACCGGCTCGTCGAGCTGGCGCCGCGCGAGCCCGAGACGGCGCCGCTGTCGAGCTATCCCGCCGCCACGCAGGACCTCACCCTCGTGGTGGCCGAGGAGGTGCCCGCGGGGGATCTGCTGGCCGTCGTCGTCGCCGGGGCCGGTGAGCTCCTCGAGAACGCCGCGATCGTCGACGACTACCGCGGCTCGGGGCTCGAGGCGGGCGCGAAGGCGCTCACCTTCGCGCTGCGCTTCCGCGCCGGCGACCGGACGCTCAAGGCGGAGGAGGCGAGCGCGGCGAAGCTCGCGGGCGTCGCCGCCGCCGAGCTCGCCTTCGGCGCGAAACTTCGGGATTGA
- a CDS encoding VOC family protein, with the protein MSAGAPGVYLLFPGNAAEALAYYRDVFGGELELHDYAAFGRTDGPGDAIAHGVLTGPVALAGADAGSDDDAVHMGGMFLSLLGTAPVAELARCFAALAAEGRIIEPFVRRPWGAIDGQLVDRYGVRWLIGSEDDPAA; encoded by the coding sequence ATGAGCGCGGGAGCGCCCGGGGTCTACCTGCTGTTCCCCGGCAACGCCGCCGAAGCGCTCGCGTACTACCGCGACGTCTTCGGCGGCGAGCTCGAGCTGCACGACTACGCCGCCTTCGGGCGCACGGACGGTCCGGGCGACGCCATCGCGCACGGCGTGCTCACCGGACCGGTGGCGCTCGCCGGCGCCGACGCGGGGTCCGACGACGACGCCGTCCACATGGGCGGCATGTTCCTCTCGCTCCTCGGCACCGCCCCCGTCGCCGAGCTCGCGCGCTGCTTCGCCGCGCTCGCGGCCGAGGGGCGGATCATCGAGCCGTTCGTCCGGCGCCCCTGGGGCGCGATCGACGGGCAGCTCGTCGACCGCTACGGCGTGCGCTGGCTGATCGGCTCGGAGGACGATCCCGCCGCCTGA
- a CDS encoding VOC family protein, which produces MSQKIVPNIWCNRNAEEVGAAYAAAFPGATTEVESRYPETGLLDFQLDFAGAPLTVAVTIPSPNPDAAATRLTLINAGDEFSPNSSLSFILNFDPSDFPDADGPAAAEAAAREGLDAVWRALSDGGRVLMPLQEYPFSRRYGWVEDRFGVSWQLMLTDPAGDPRPFLIPAFMFAGPVQNRAAEAIDHYVSTFPDAAAGSRFPYGAQTGPATAEALMFADFRIGEQWFAAMDSGVAQDTTFSCGVSLEVRCADQAEIDLLWDRLSAVPEAEQCGWLADRFGVSWQIVPENMGELMERPGAYERMMRMHKIVIAEF; this is translated from the coding sequence ATGTCGCAGAAGATCGTGCCGAACATCTGGTGCAACAGGAACGCCGAGGAGGTCGGGGCCGCCTACGCGGCCGCGTTCCCCGGCGCCACGACCGAGGTCGAGTCGCGCTACCCGGAGACCGGGCTGCTCGACTTCCAGCTCGATTTCGCCGGGGCGCCGCTCACGGTCGCAGTCACCATCCCGTCGCCGAATCCCGACGCGGCGGCGACCCGGCTGACGCTCATCAACGCCGGCGACGAGTTCTCGCCGAACTCCTCGCTGTCGTTCATCCTGAACTTCGATCCGTCGGACTTCCCCGACGCCGACGGCCCCGCCGCGGCGGAGGCGGCCGCCCGCGAGGGTCTCGACGCGGTCTGGCGGGCGCTCTCGGACGGCGGACGCGTGCTCATGCCGCTCCAGGAATACCCCTTCAGCCGGCGCTACGGCTGGGTGGAGGACCGCTTCGGGGTGAGCTGGCAGCTCATGCTCACGGATCCGGCCGGGGATCCTCGACCGTTCCTCATCCCGGCGTTCATGTTCGCGGGCCCCGTGCAGAACCGGGCCGCGGAGGCGATCGACCACTACGTCTCGACGTTCCCCGACGCGGCCGCGGGATCGCGCTTCCCCTACGGCGCGCAGACGGGTCCGGCGACCGCTGAAGCGCTGATGTTCGCCGACTTCCGCATCGGGGAGCAGTGGTTCGCCGCGATGGACTCGGGCGTCGCGCAGGACACCACGTTCAGCTGCGGGGTCTCCCTCGAGGTGCGCTGCGCGGACCAGGCGGAGATCGACCTGCTGTGGGATCGCCTCTCCGCGGTGCCGGAGGCGGAGCAGTGCGGCTGGCTCGCGGACCGCTTCGGCGTGAGCTGGCAGATCGTGCCCGAGAACATGGGCGAGCTCATGGAGCGGCCCGGCGCCTATGAGCGGATGATGCGGATGCACAAGATCGTGATCGCCGAGTTCTGA